One Microbacterium sp. No. 7 genomic window carries:
- the bet gene encoding phage recombination protein Bet, whose translation MSTAIAEHLATKRIAPRQIEDSLALPTTADPELWTDDQKALLDAAGLVKRPKNGPAEPAPRSTVVAFLAHCQRTGLDPIAKQIYAIERGGKWTITVSIDGFRLVAQRSGQYAGQTPIEWTGDGVTWVDVWLADEPPAAARVGVRRRGFDEPLFAVARWKSYAVTVPEWQNRQIVGEKLSPMWERMPDLMLGKVAEALALRRAFPMELSGLYTEEEVDYEISAEPAPRAPRAATPSLEPGTRSAQRDPLPGEHVAEERGDADDPPVAARAEQGGVCARCREDGDVFVDNGLCQVCDREVAAEYASEAS comes from the coding sequence GTGAGCACCGCAATCGCCGAGCACCTCGCGACCAAGCGCATCGCGCCGAGGCAGATCGAGGATTCCCTCGCGCTGCCGACGACTGCCGACCCGGAGCTGTGGACGGATGACCAGAAGGCGTTGCTGGATGCCGCCGGCCTGGTGAAGCGTCCGAAGAACGGTCCGGCCGAGCCGGCGCCGAGATCGACGGTGGTCGCGTTCCTCGCGCACTGCCAGCGCACCGGCCTCGATCCCATCGCGAAGCAGATCTACGCGATCGAACGTGGTGGGAAGTGGACGATCACGGTCAGCATTGACGGGTTCCGGCTCGTCGCGCAGCGGTCCGGGCAGTATGCCGGGCAGACGCCGATCGAGTGGACCGGTGATGGTGTCACGTGGGTCGACGTGTGGCTCGCCGACGAGCCGCCTGCCGCGGCGCGCGTCGGTGTGCGGCGGCGCGGGTTCGACGAGCCGCTGTTCGCCGTCGCGCGGTGGAAGTCGTACGCGGTGACGGTGCCTGAGTGGCAGAACCGCCAGATCGTCGGGGAGAAGCTCTCACCGATGTGGGAGCGCATGCCGGACCTGATGCTCGGGAAGGTCGCCGAGGCGCTCGCGCTGCGGCGTGCGTTCCCGATGGAGCTCTCGGGCCTGTACACGGAGGAGGAGGTCGACTACGAGATCTCCGCCGAGCCGGCGCCGCGTGCGCCGCGTGCTGCTACTCCGTCGCTTGAGCCGGGCACCCGGTCGGCGCAGCGCGACCCGCTCCCGGGCGAGCACGTCGCTGAGGAGCGGGGAGATGCCGACGACCCGCCCGTCGCTGCCCGCGCAGAGCAGGGCGGCGTGTGCGCTCGCTGCCGGGAAGACGGCGACGTGTTCGTTGACAACGGCCTCTGCCAGGTGTGCGACCGCGAGGTCGCCGCAGAGTACGCGAGCGAGGCGTCATGA
- a CDS encoding helix-turn-helix domain-containing protein encodes MSRAEGFAAVPNWMIREKSVPRSAILVYASLSSRAGMGSIFPSQAKIAEESGLSERTVRRMMKHLEDLGVIDRHSRRGSEGRATSKTDGYTLHPNGRFEGSGNLSGRSKGPDTEGQATGQEQQWAPLIEVDREEVDKASCSFDDFWAVWPRKDAKKSAQAAWARAIKKAAPETVVAAARAYAESPHRPEKQFVPYGATWLNGERWNDPTPEPRDISTAVGANTRVLVGLEMGARMQAAFDAQRREIP; translated from the coding sequence ATGAGCAGGGCTGAGGGGTTCGCAGCGGTGCCGAACTGGATGATCCGCGAGAAGAGCGTGCCGCGCAGTGCGATCCTCGTGTACGCATCGCTGTCGTCGCGTGCTGGGATGGGGTCGATCTTTCCGTCGCAGGCGAAAATCGCTGAGGAATCTGGCCTCAGCGAACGCACGGTCCGCCGGATGATGAAGCACCTCGAGGATCTCGGGGTGATCGATCGGCACTCGCGACGCGGCTCTGAGGGGCGCGCGACCAGCAAGACGGACGGCTACACGCTGCATCCGAACGGACGCTTCGAGGGATCGGGCAATCTGTCCGGTCGCTCGAAGGGACCGGACACGGAAGGGCAAGCGACCGGCCAGGAGCAGCAGTGGGCTCCTCTTATAGAGGTAGATAGAGAAGAGGTAGATAAAGCCTCTTGCTCATTCGACGACTTCTGGGCCGTCTGGCCGAGGAAGGATGCGAAGAAGAGCGCACAGGCTGCGTGGGCGCGCGCGATCAAGAAGGCCGCGCCGGAGACCGTCGTCGCCGCCGCCCGCGCGTACGCCGAGTCACCTCATAGGCCGGAGAAGCAGTTCGTGCCGTACGGCGCGACGTGGCTCAACGGCGAGCGGTGGAACGACCCCACGCCCGAGCCGCGCGACATCTCGACAGCGGTCGGCGCGAACACCCGAGTGCTTGTCGGGCTTGAGATGGGCGCCCGTATGCAGGCCGCGTTCGACGCGCAGCGGAGGGAGATTCCGTGA